A single genomic interval of Gemmatimonadota bacterium harbors:
- a CDS encoding LPS-assembly protein LptD, protein MSRRVVTRRALWLAALALATAFGPAGAQEQVDSTRLRIRERLERLGRPLGFDSVLFVQDSLRAAAALEGRRPGAGTAGDSVAAALLRMPGFTLTEYDAGSATFEAEDRVLLLIAPEEGHATVTREGLAIAADTSILFDESSGLLRTTGNATLTPPQGDPVEAVTMIYDMNEARGSATGTKTTFLEGGARWHVTGDMPFAAADSTFMSRAHFTSCEIEEPHYHFEANEIKIVGGKVLVARGVRLYFADVPVFWLPFIAQSLSQGRSSGLLTPRFSVNDIVRTSGGYRRRVSNMGFYWAMSDYSDALMALDWFSDNFLSLTSSVRYRFNSQFLDGSLNFRRYWKQDGSTELALDTRHQWDFDERTQMRISGRYASSNDFVRENSFNPAEVTQSIDSEGGINRRFAWGSLALGANRKQYLSDDRTEWTLPSANLSLSTITLFQAPPNRARFYNNMTWSGSSSFSRRTLQRIQPDTFSFAQANTAKTTGSIRSSLSLGNLSISQNLQLREDATLGVPEALLLIGDSTAPMTVLTGAPARDIAQSDLRWSSSLNYQQKLVGSTTITPRMTLSGSMFRADTSSLAPSFVSAPSRIAFGATLKTDLYGMGGGFGPFEAIRHKFSPSIQYEWSPSTTPTELQQQVFGSRALQPKNAVSITLNQTWEAKRRQEEGDSSVASAPALLDTLGLLTASGTDPDGPRGVQSVPPVTLLALRTSVVRYDFVEADSIGSFLSGFQTTRLSNQISSDYLRGLSVSMDHELFKDTQVEGELQREFAPHLSQVNFSFSLGSSSSIFRWLRAVTGGGGGDAREPVEEPEIVDPFLATGPTDESSIIPGVGASGRPTPTATRSRGSGGGWNANLSYSLHRPRGDGRPVSQMLTGTVTMRPTENWDLSWRTAYDLERGAFNDHTIRLSRDLHRWQANFDFLQTATGNWSFRFEVSLLDNRDLKFDYRQRNLDAGFPRSRRF, encoded by the coding sequence GTGAGCCGACGGGTAGTGACACGCCGGGCGCTGTGGCTGGCGGCGCTCGCGCTCGCGACCGCGTTCGGTCCGGCAGGCGCGCAGGAGCAGGTCGACTCGACGCGGCTCCGCATCAGAGAACGACTGGAGCGTCTCGGTCGCCCGCTTGGCTTCGACAGCGTCCTTTTCGTTCAGGATTCCCTGCGCGCGGCAGCGGCGCTGGAAGGTCGCCGACCGGGCGCGGGCACCGCGGGGGACTCCGTGGCGGCCGCTCTGCTCCGCATGCCTGGCTTCACCCTGACCGAGTACGACGCCGGCTCGGCGACCTTCGAAGCCGAGGACCGGGTCCTATTGTTGATCGCGCCAGAAGAGGGTCATGCGACCGTCACGCGGGAGGGGCTCGCGATCGCGGCCGACACCTCGATCCTGTTCGACGAGTCGTCGGGCCTGCTGCGCACGACAGGGAACGCGACCTTGACGCCACCCCAGGGCGATCCGGTCGAGGCGGTCACCATGATCTACGACATGAACGAGGCCCGAGGCTCGGCCACCGGCACGAAGACCACGTTTCTGGAGGGTGGCGCGCGCTGGCACGTAACCGGGGACATGCCGTTTGCGGCCGCCGATTCGACGTTCATGTCCCGCGCGCACTTCACTTCGTGCGAAATCGAGGAGCCTCACTACCACTTCGAAGCCAACGAGATCAAGATCGTAGGCGGCAAGGTGCTCGTCGCCCGCGGGGTGCGGCTCTACTTCGCGGACGTGCCCGTGTTCTGGCTACCGTTCATCGCTCAGAGTCTCTCGCAGGGCCGGTCGTCGGGCCTGCTCACGCCGCGCTTCAGCGTAAACGATATCGTACGGACGTCCGGCGGGTACCGCCGTCGCGTGAGCAACATGGGGTTCTACTGGGCGATGAGCGACTACTCCGACGCGCTCATGGCTCTGGACTGGTTCAGCGACAACTTCCTCAGCCTCACGAGCTCGGTCCGCTATCGCTTCAACAGTCAGTTTCTCGACGGGAGCCTCAACTTTCGGCGGTATTGGAAGCAGGACGGCTCCACCGAGCTCGCGCTGGACACGCGGCACCAATGGGACTTCGACGAGCGCACCCAGATGCGCATTTCGGGCCGATATGCGTCGAGCAACGACTTCGTTCGTGAGAATTCGTTCAACCCGGCCGAGGTGACCCAGTCGATCGACTCAGAAGGCGGCATCAACCGCCGCTTCGCTTGGGGTTCGCTCGCACTGGGTGCCAACCGAAAGCAGTACCTCTCGGACGACCGCACGGAGTGGACGCTGCCCTCGGCGAACCTCTCCCTTTCCACGATCACACTCTTCCAGGCTCCGCCGAACCGCGCCCGCTTCTACAACAACATGACGTGGTCCGGTAGCTCGAGCTTCTCGCGACGCACCCTGCAACGCATTCAGCCAGACACGTTCAGCTTCGCACAGGCGAACACCGCCAAGACGACGGGTTCGATCCGGAGCAGCTTGAGCCTCGGCAACCTGTCGATCTCGCAGAATCTCCAGCTCCGCGAGGACGCCACGCTCGGCGTTCCGGAAGCGTTGCTGCTCATCGGTGATTCGACGGCACCCATGACCGTGCTGACCGGGGCGCCCGCGAGGGATATTGCGCAGAGCGACCTGAGGTGGTCGTCCTCCCTCAATTACCAGCAGAAGCTCGTCGGCTCGACCACCATCACGCCGCGGATGACTCTGTCGGGCTCGATGTTCAGGGCCGACACCTCCTCGCTCGCGCCGAGCTTCGTGTCGGCGCCCTCCCGGATCGCGTTCGGAGCAACGCTGAAGACGGACCTCTATGGCATGGGTGGGGGCTTTGGACCGTTCGAGGCGATCCGCCACAAGTTCTCTCCCTCGATCCAGTACGAGTGGAGCCCGTCCACGACGCCGACCGAGCTTCAGCAGCAGGTCTTCGGGTCACGCGCGCTCCAGCCCAAGAACGCGGTCTCGATCACTCTGAATCAGACATGGGAAGCAAAGCGCAGGCAGGAAGAGGGCGACTCGTCCGTGGCATCGGCACCAGCGCTGCTCGACACCCTCGGATTATTGACTGCGTCCGGCACCGACCCGGACGGCCCTCGTGGCGTCCAGTCGGTTCCCCCGGTCACCTTGCTCGCTTTGCGCACCAGCGTGGTGCGCTACGACTTCGTGGAGGCCGACTCGATCGGCAGCTTCCTGTCAGGGTTCCAAACGACCCGGCTCTCCAATCAGATCTCCTCGGACTACCTCCGCGGACTCTCGGTTTCGATGGATCACGAGCTCTTCAAGGACACCCAGGTCGAGGGCGAGCTCCAGCGTGAGTTCGCCCCCCACCTCTCGCAGGTGAACTTCTCGTTCTCGCTCGGCTCGAGTTCGTCGATCTTCCGCTGGCTCAGGGCCGTGACCGGAGGAGGGGGCGGAGATGCCCGCGAACCCGTTGAGGAGCCCGAGATCGTCGATCCGTTCCTGGCCACAGGCCCCACGGACGAGTCCTCGATAATACCGGGCGTCGGCGCGAGCGGCAGACCGACCCCAACTGCGACGCGCTCGCGTGGATCGGGGGGCGGGTGGAATGCGAACCTTTCGTACTCGCTACATCGTCCCCGCGGAGACGGGCGGCCAGTCAGCCAGATGCTGACCGGAACGGTAACGATGCGCCCGACTGAGAATTGGGATTTGAGCTGGCGGACCGCCTACGACCTCGAGCGTGGCGCGTTCAACGACCACACGATCCGGCTCAGCCGGGACCTCCACCGCTGGCAAGCGAACTTCGACTTCCTGCAGACCGCGACGGGGAATTGGTCGTTTCGGTTCGAAGTATCGCTGTTGGACAACCGCGACTTGAAGTTCGACTACAGGCAACGGAACCTGGACGCGGGGTTTCCGCGGAGCCGACGCTTCTAG
- the tatC gene encoding twin-arginine translocase subunit TatC — protein MASTRNLRGEMPFLDHLEELRWHILWSVLSVTVGAVIGFALVYYLDVLELLIAPVRAAADDPDLKLQYLSPADSFFVTLRLAIYAGFIMAFPIVAYHVWSFLSPALDRREKRLIVPALYLGMLLFIAGMALAYFAALPVTLQFFQKFQTGSLQANYEINATLGFIVKLLLAFGFVFELPIVIMVLSMMGLVTPGFLRKKRRHAIVLITIVASFITPGDVVMLTVMMMVPLVFLYELGIFLSVLIYRGKAQREKELEADLTPPPGSVEAQ, from the coding sequence ATGGCCAGTACGCGAAACCTGCGTGGAGAGATGCCGTTCCTCGATCACCTCGAGGAACTCAGGTGGCACATTCTGTGGTCGGTGTTGTCTGTGACCGTGGGCGCGGTGATCGGGTTCGCTCTGGTCTACTACCTCGACGTGCTCGAGTTGCTGATCGCGCCGGTGCGTGCGGCGGCTGACGACCCCGACCTCAAGCTACAGTACCTCTCCCCTGCGGACTCCTTCTTCGTGACGCTGAGGTTGGCGATCTACGCCGGCTTCATTATGGCGTTCCCGATCGTTGCGTATCACGTGTGGTCGTTTCTTTCGCCCGCTCTGGATCGGCGGGAGAAACGCCTCATCGTGCCTGCGCTGTATCTCGGCATGCTCCTGTTCATTGCGGGCATGGCGCTCGCGTATTTCGCGGCGCTCCCCGTAACGCTCCAGTTCTTCCAGAAGTTCCAGACGGGATCCCTCCAAGCGAACTACGAGATCAACGCCACTCTCGGCTTCATCGTGAAGCTATTGCTGGCGTTTGGCTTTGTCTTTGAGCTCCCGATCGTGATCATGGTGCTCAGCATGATGGGGTTGGTCACGCCCGGATTCCTCCGCAAGAAGCGACGACACGCGATCGTCCTCATCACCATCGTCGCGAGCTTCATCACCCCTGGTGACGTAGTCATGCTCACGGTCATGATGATGGTCCCGCTCGTGTTTCTTTACGAGCTCGGGATCTTTCTCTCGGTGCTCATCTACCGAGGGAAGGCGCAGCGTGAGAAGGAACTCGAGGCCGACCTAACGCCACCACCGGGTTCCGTAGAGGCGCAGTGA
- the nrdR gene encoding transcriptional repressor NrdR, with product MRCPRCDATENRVVDTRASRGGRAVRRRRECTVCDARFTTYEYIEERPVQVLKRSGAVEDFDRSKLIASVKIACAKRPVSASEMEALVGDIEDGLSRQAGLEIPSVQLGALVMERLSPIDRVAYVRFASVYRNFQDAGEFQEFVDEMTATQKLEALRKNQVEFPF from the coding sequence ATGAGATGCCCGCGGTGTGACGCCACCGAGAACCGGGTTGTCGATACGCGGGCGAGCCGGGGTGGCCGCGCGGTGCGCAGGCGCAGGGAGTGCACGGTCTGCGATGCGCGCTTCACGACCTACGAGTACATCGAAGAGCGTCCCGTCCAGGTCCTCAAGCGCTCCGGCGCGGTCGAGGACTTCGACCGCTCCAAGCTGATCGCCAGCGTGAAGATCGCTTGCGCCAAGCGCCCGGTCTCGGCGTCGGAGATGGAAGCGCTCGTCGGTGACATCGAGGACGGGCTCTCACGGCAAGCAGGTCTGGAAATTCCCAGCGTGCAGCTCGGCGCCCTGGTCATGGAGCGGCTCAGCCCGATCGATCGCGTCGCATATGTGCGCTTCGCCTCCGTATACCGGAACTTCCAGGACGCCGGTGAGTTTCAAGAATTCGTCGACGAAATGACCGCTACTCAGAAGCTCGAGGCGCTCAGGAAGAACCAGGTGGAGTTTCCGTTCTGA